The proteins below come from a single Lepeophtheirus salmonis chromosome 4, UVic_Lsal_1.4, whole genome shotgun sequence genomic window:
- the LOC121115873 gene encoding uncharacterized protein, with protein MRITVGLVTTLMIILVKVASEAERSTGDARLFGAANIIMKAAVKLPPHIIPIVNDISMESNIKSLKNAPFSNRRSFKLFSKLGKPWHNSALFKKRRNRKKRKRYPFQSFTRAPVTPYPFVKASSIPLPSNKNVLAVGYRFTNAPVLDMEERPVLTPDLVNKENDSAIQEVDDPLFYNQDLTFNSLDNSDERKVCLCCPWDDIFLQNSRRRNTKAKISLDGVDCSNFSPLEIKFQIQEPNDQIVKRDTNKIPSSESDYYILNEISKFSMQTPRHRHPTNTYESFSYLPRAPLNFIRKNHVPTWSLSKHDTNSFRPSFDPINYLKENQLRKAQLLAKHLLRTAIQEEKTRPYGHYY; from the exons ataaCTGTTGGACTTGTTACTACGCTTATGATTATATTAGTAAAAGTGGCATCCGAAGCAGAGAGATCCACTGGCGATGCACGTCTTTTTGGAGCagctaatataataatgaaggCAGCAGTAAAACTGCCTCCTCATATCATTCCAATCGTAAATGATATATCCATGGAGTCAAATATCAAAA GTCTTAAGAATGCGCCTTTCTCAAATCGTCGGTCATTCAAGCTTTTCTCTAAGTTAGGAAAACCATGGCACAATTCAgcccttttcaaaaaaagacgAAATCGAAAGAAACGAAAAAGATATCCCTTTCAAAGCTTTACTCGTGCTCCCGTAACTCCTTATCCTTTTGTCAAGGCTTCATCTATTCCTCttccatcaaataaaaatgttttggctGTTGGGTATAGATTTACAAATGCTCCAGTCTTGGATATGGAAGAACGTCCAGTTTTAACACCAGACTtagttaataaagaaaatgatagtGCAATTCAGGAAGTCGATGATCCACTGTTTTATAATCAGGACCTCACATTCAATTCTTTGGATAATAGTGATGAAAGAAAGGTGTGTTTATGTTGTCCATGGGATGacattttcctacaaaattctAGGAGACGAAatacaaaagcaaaaatttctttagACGGAGTAGATTGTTCCAACTTTTCCCCActtgaaatcaaatttcaaattcaagaGCCAAACGATCAAATTGTGAAGCGAGACACGAACAAAATCCCCTCTTCAGAATCAGATTACtatatattgaatgaaatatccaaattttcaaTGCAAACTCCTAGACATAGGCATCCGACAAACACTTATGAGAGTTTTTCGTACTTACCAAGAGCTCCACTCAATTTCATAAGGAAAAATCATGTTCCTACCTGGTCATTGTCAAAACACGACACAAATTCATTTCGTCCAAGTTTTGAtccaataaattatcttaaagaAAATCAACTTCGCAAGGCTCAGCTACTGGCAAAACATCTTCTCAGAACTGCAATTCAGGAAGAAAAGACTAGACCATATGGACattattactag
- the LOC121115871 gene encoding uncharacterized protein encodes MILVYFIVLTVFQSGMSSKPWDISNQCHIDSKSATLKKTAFNCPCEPIESLLNHSNKKSVMMMPIQGRLGNRMLAFSLMLAFKRVYGVRTFLESHVLEDVNHYFPRATQIPSIEHNFCMPFNGWENFYGDYQELNTSLYLHGKALSFWPKLRLMDSIVNNKLKLMDLLEKVEPELRRTFVFRKDLQYYVRKVIRNAIDTYKEIYLQTRKKKLKNINKLNITLVGIHVRKRDADRDIVERYNLPKLSPSYYLEAIHMCRKKFKHVIFIIVSDEMNWVYDNLMPRKGSAFLYPAGHGHVNCRTAISIDLALMAACDHSILSYGTFSFWSGWLAGGHRILPNSVFRVSPIEEPFEDMINSFRLPDYGTIGLSKKEKQFMGQGSFDNIS; translated from the exons ATGATCCTGGTATATTTTATCGTCTTGACCGTCTTCCAAAGCGGAATGTCTTCCAAACCATGGGATATATCTAATCAGTGTCATATTGATTCCAAGTCTGCAACTCTTAAAAAAACTGCCTTTAACTGTCCTTGTGAGCCCATAGAGTCGCTATTAAatcatagtaataaaaaaagtgttatgaTGATGCCTATTCAGGGTAGATTAGGAAATAGAATGTTGGCTTTTTCCTTGATGCTTGCTTTTAAAAGAGTTTATGGGGTAAGAACCTTTTTGGAAAGTCATGTCTTAGAGGATGTGAATCATTACTTTCCTCGAGCCACACAAATCCCTTCcattgaacataatttttgcatGCCATTTAATGGATGGGAAAATTTTTATGGGGATTATCAAGAATTAAACACATCTTTATACTTGCATGGAAAAGCCCTCTCATTTTGGCCTAAA CTTCGATTAATGGACTCCATCgtcaataataaattgaaattgatggatttattAGAAAAAGTGGAGCCGGAGCTTCGACGTACCTTTGTTTTCCGAAAGGATCTACAGTATTATGTCAGAAAAGTCATTCGTAATGCAATTGACacttataaagaaatttatctccaaacaagaaagaaaaagttaaaaaatattaataaattaaacattactttagtTGGTATTCACGTGAGAAAACGAGACGCGGATCGTGACATTGTAGAAAGATATAATTTACCCAAATTAAGTCCGAGTTATTATCTCGAAGCTATTCACATGTGTCGTAAAAAGTTCAAAcatgttatttttatcattgtgagTGACGAAATGAATTGGGTCTATGATAATTTAATGCCTCGAAAGGGCTCTGCATTTTTATATCCTGCGGGACATGGGCATGTAAACTGTAGAACTGCCATATCTATTGATCTAGCACTCATGGCGGCCTGTGATCATTCGATCCTATCTTACGGAACGTTTTCCTTTTGGAGTGGATGGCTTGCAGGAGGTCATAGAATACTTCCGAACAGTGTCTTTCGAGTTTCTCCCATTGAAGAACCCTTCGAAGATATGATAAATTCATTCAGATTACCAGACTATGGAACCATTGGCCTTtctaaaaaagagaaacaattTATGGGGCAAGGATCCTTTGATAATATATCTTAG
- the LOC121115874 gene encoding transmembrane protease serine 11A, giving the protein MSQFLKSLILVFCLSVLETSCEKPYPRERDCKCGKEDVSSRIIGGTKASQNYPWIIQIFVEVPETTDTNLCSGTIISNKYVLTAGHCFVHDENGKSTKIPKSNIKVSILNAKDKWSLSDIRSGKIELKNNEINKIIIHEKFSIEKSGAIVNDIALVKFKKDFSKILEQQNKPRKFMPICLPMNQSKYVNREASIIGWGLLDFKNKSSIAFDGLKEAKVNILSNQDKRCKKIVFSNSDPSKILCAYRENYDACEGDSGGPLMLKTRFPHVGMRYSIIGIVSYGLKCGVREQAGVYTRISGYLNWIQEHSKGGLCNAKNES; this is encoded by the exons ATGTCACAGTTTTTGAAGAGTTTgattttagtattttgtttgTCAGTTTTAGAAACTTCTTGTGAAAAACCCTATCCTAGGGAAAGGGACTGTAAATGTGGAAAGGAGGATGTTTCATCACGAATTATAGG AGGGACGAAAGCAAGCCAAAACTATCCATGGATAATTCAAATATTCGTAGAAGTACCAGAAACTACAGATACAAATCTATGTAGCGGGACAATCATTAGTAATAAATACGTATTAACCGCGGGTCATTGTTTCGTCCATGATGAAAATGGCAAAT ctacaaaaataccaaaatccAACATAAAAGTGTCAATTTTGAACGCAAAAGATAAATGGAGTCTATCGGATATTCGTAGTGGGAAGATCGAATTGAAAAACAacgaaattaataaaatcattattcatGAAAAGTTTAGCATAGAAAAAAGTGGAGCAATAGTAAATGATATTGCACTTGTCAAGTTCAAAAAGGACTTTTC AAAAATTTTAGAACAGCAAAATAAACCCCGGAAATTTATGCCAATATGTTTACCCATGAACCAGTCCAA ATATGTGAATCGAGAGGCATCAATAATTGGTTGGGGTCTCTTAGACTTTAAAAACAAGTCATCTATTGCATTTGATGGCTTAAAAGAAGCTAAAGTCAATATTCTAAGCAATCAGGATAAACgatgcaaaaaaattgtattctcgAATTCGG ATCCGTCCAAAATTTTGTGTGCTTATAGAGAAAATTATGATGCTTGTGAAGGAGATAG TGGTGGACCACTTATGTTGAAAACTCGTTTTCCTCAtg TTGGCATGAGGTACAGTATTATTGGGATTGTGAGCTATGGATTGAAATGTGGGGTACGAGAGCAAGCTGGTGTTTATACCCGTATTAGTGGATATTTGAATTGGATTCAAGAGCACTCAAAGGGTGGATTATGCAATGCCAAAAATGAGTCCTAA